DNA sequence from the Tistrella bauzanensis genome:
CGGCCAGAGAGCCGGCGGCGGTGACGTCGAAGCCGCGCCGCTCCATCGCCCGCGCCAGACGCTGCCGGAAGGCCATGTCATCGTCAAGGATCAGCAGCACCCGGTCCTCGGGGGCGGCGGTCGCCAGATCGATCAGGCCGGCGTCTTCGGCGTCGGCATGTGGGGGCGTGGACATCGACACGGTTTCCTTCCTCAACACCCAGAAGACCGCCCGGCCGGCGGCCTTAGAACGATACCGGACGCGCGGCACCCTGGCCATGGCCGGCCAGGGCATCGCGCGACCAGCGCATGGAGACCACGGCGCCACCATCGGGCCGGTTGGCGAAGCGCAGATCGGCGCCGGTGCGGGCCAACAGGGTTTTGGCGATGAACACACCAAGGCCCATGCGGCCGGCCTCGCGCCGGGTCGACATATAGGGCTCGCCCAGCCAGGGCAGCAATTCGGCCGGGAAGCCCGGCCCGTCATCGCGTACCTCGACCGTGATATAGCGCGGATTGAAGCTGAGCCAAAGCGTCACGCGCCCGCGCGCGAACTGAGAGGCGTTCTCGACCAGATTGCCCAGGCCATGGATCAGTTCCGGCACCGGCGCCGTGTCGGGCATTTGCGCGCGGTCGGCGGCGGGGTCGATCTCGACCACGATCTCAGGCCCGGCGGCGCGGCGATAGGGGGCCGCGGCGCTTTCCAGCAATTCCGGCAGGCCCAGGCGTTTGAAGGCCGGGCTCGCCGCTTCCGGCGCCCGGGCCAGACGGGCGAGAATCTCGCGGCAACGGGCACTTTCCGAGACCAGCAGGCCCAGATCCTCGGCATGGGGGCCATCGCCGCCAAGCTCGCGCTCAAGCTCACGCGCGACGATGGCGATGGTGCCAAGGGGCGTGCCCAGCTCATGCGCCGCCGCCGCCGCCAGCGCGCCCACCGCCGACAATTGCTGTTCACGCGCCAGCGCCATCTGGGTGGCCGACAGGGCATCGGACATCCGCCGGGCCTCGGCCGCGACGCGCGAGGCATAGACGATCAGGAACAGCAGCCCCAGCACCAGCGCCGCCCAGACACCGGCGACATAGAGCGGCGGCAGCGCCAGCGGCCCGCCCTCGCCATCCCAGGGCAGCGGCCGATGCCAGAAGGCCAGCACCGTCACCACCACCAGCGACAGCCCGGCCAGCACCACGGTTGAGCGCAGCGACAGCACGGTGGCGCTGATCGTGGCCGGCGCCACCACCAGCAGCGCGAAGGGGTTGACGAGGCCGCCGGTCAGGTGCAGCAGCACGCCGAGCTGGGCGATGTCGAAGCCAAGGAACAGGGCCGCCTGACCATCGGACAGCCGGGCATTGGCCGGTCGCGCCAGGGTGGTCGCCAGATTGAGCAGCGCCGACACCACCACCGCCGACAGGCATTCCAGCATCGGCAGCGGGAATTTCAGCCCCTGCGACACCAGCAGGATCGCCGCCATCTGGCCGGCGATCGCCAGCCAGCGGATGGTGACCAGGGTATGCGCGCGCACCCGGCCGCCATCGGGGGCGGGGGGCGGTGGCGGCGGTCGCACGGCGCCGGGCGGCAGTCCCGTCAGCCCTTTGGCTGCCAGCGATTTGGTGCCGGTGCCTCGGGTGGTCATGCCGCCTCTCCGGCCACGCGCCGGTAGAGGTGATAGCGGCCGGGTTGGACATCATCGGGCAGGGCCAGAGCGATGAGGCGCGGATCGCTCAATGGCTGGTCGGCGGCGACCACGGCGCCGGGCGCCAGCAGGTCGGGCAGCACCGCGGCCACCCGTGCCGCGTTGCGCGCGGTGGCCTCGATGTCGCCGCTGCCGATATCGGCATGGGCCAGCGCCGCCGGCCGGCCGATGCGGGCCATGGCGGCAGGCAGGGTGCAGGCCAGATCGCCCAGGATCAGATGGTCATCGTCGGGAATGCAGTCGGGATGGGCGGCGACCTGGCGCTCGAACACGAAAATCTCGCGGCCGGGCAGGATATGGCGGAGATGGTCGTAGGTGCGGCCATTGCCCAGGCCCAGTTCCAGCACCGGGCCGTCGATGTCGCCGATCAGGCCGGCGGCGCGGTCGAGGCAGGCGCG
Encoded proteins:
- a CDS encoding ActS/PrrB/RegB family redox-sensitive histidine kinase, whose translation is MTTRGTGTKSLAAKGLTGLPPGAVRPPPPPPAPDGGRVRAHTLVTIRWLAIAGQMAAILLVSQGLKFPLPMLECLSAVVVSALLNLATTLARPANARLSDGQAALFLGFDIAQLGVLLHLTGGLVNPFALLVVAPATISATVLSLRSTVVLAGLSLVVVTVLAFWHRPLPWDGEGGPLALPPLYVAGVWAALVLGLLFLIVYASRVAAEARRMSDALSATQMALAREQQLSAVGALAAAAAHELGTPLGTIAIVARELERELGGDGPHAEDLGLLVSESARCREILARLARAPEAASPAFKRLGLPELLESAAAPYRRAAGPEIVVEIDPAADRAQMPDTAPVPELIHGLGNLVENASQFARGRVTLWLSFNPRYITVEVRDDGPGFPAELLPWLGEPYMSTRREAGRMGLGVFIAKTLLARTGADLRFANRPDGGAVVSMRWSRDALAGHGQGAARPVSF
- a CDS encoding class I SAM-dependent methyltransferase, coding for MSRLDSFIRRLSAQRACLDRAAGLIGDIDGPVLELGLGNGRTYDHLRHILPGREIFVFERQVAAHPDCIPDDDHLILGDLACTLPAAMARIGRPAALAHADIGSGDIEATARNAARVAAVLPDLLAPGAVVAADQPLSDPRLIALALPDDVQPGRYHLYRRVAGEAA